In Cryptomeria japonica chromosome 10, Sugi_1.0, whole genome shotgun sequence, a genomic segment contains:
- the LOC131859260 gene encoding UPF0481 protein At3g47200-like: MYLKDLKPYAYVPRVVSLGLFHHRMSQTLSQIELRKVKAVNPSVKRLPRNQQHTRFLVQKVQSLLPEITASYEGKPECEEEILAWLFTLDGCFILETLRLLSDESRWNPNPDCQFDIFTDLLMLENQVPMIVLIQLLEMEENLTEETARIQLLRMICDGIIALAHPFSYSMQRKTGEPLIEHKQREAKLREDLKSKYRNLKEYNHILGFFHDFIVNESETNHGEEQTQDVNITVPEGRHHSHFDGSNPRRTLHDRRKESDNGILRASATELNNKEMKFKAYEGVLSTMELCFDKKKETLFLPVIWVSDATEMIFRNLMAVDVCQEKELIVISEYVFLMNSLIESDKDVALLRKKGVIQSSIGSDKAATDLFNSLCKRINFTLADEDKFMKLKSDVNSWYRSRTVVKFMRWVETHRKLVQFAAMGGCSCFGKCSALIWANN; encoded by the coding sequence ATGTATCTAAAGGACTTAAAACCATATGCATATGTGCCTCGAGTGGTGTCTTTGGGCCTTTTTCATCACAGGATGTCTCAGACACTCTCTCAAATAGAGTTAAGAAAAGTAAAGGCCGTAAATCCATCAGTGAAAAGGCTCCCAAGAAACCAGCAGCACACACGCTTTCTAGTACAAAAAGTGCAGAGCCTGCTTCCAGAAATTACAGCAAGCTACGAAGGAAAGCCAGAGTGCGAGGAAGAAATCCTTGCGTGGCTCTTCACTCTGGACGGATGCTTCATTCTAGAAACTCTCAGGCTTCTCAGTGATGAATCGCGATGGAACCCCAATCCCGATTGTCAATTTGATATCTTTACTGACCTGCTGATGCTTGAAAATCAGGTTCCCATGATCGTCCTCATTCAGCTGTTGGAGATGGAGGAAAACTTAACAGAAGAAACAGCAAGGATACAGCTGCTTAGAATGATATGTGACGGTATAATTGCCTTAGCCCACCCTTTCTCATATTCTATGCAGCGGAAAACAGGGGAACCACTAATAGAGCATAAACAGCGGGAGGCAAAACTGAGAGAAGACCTCAAGTCAAAGTATAGAAATCTGAAGGAATACAACcacattttaggattttttcatgatttcattGTGAATGAGTCCGAGACTAACCATGGCGAAGAACAAACCCAGGATGTTAATATAACAGTACCAGAGGGCCGTCATCATTCTCATTTCGATGGCTCTAATCCTCGTAGAACACTCCATGATCGTAGAAAAGAGTCTGATAATGGAATCCTTCGGGCTTCTGCGACAGAGTTAAACAATAAAGAAATGAAGTTCAAGGCGTATGAGGGAGTTCTGTCCACCATGGAACTCTGTTTCGACAAAAAGAAAGAGACTTTGTTTCTCCCTGTGATATGGGTATCTGATGCTACAGAGATGATCTTCAGGAACCTCATGGCTGTGGACGTCTGCCAAGAAAAAGAACTCATTGTTATCTCAGAGTATGTGTTTCTGATGAATAGTTTGATCGAGTCTGACAAGGACGTGGCTTTGCTGAGGAAGAAGGGAGTAATTCAGAGCTCCATTGGTAGTGATAAGGCAGCGACTGACCTGTTCAATAGCCTGTGCAAAAGAATTAACTTCACTCTCGCTGATGAAGATAAGTTTATGAAATTGAAGAGTGATGTCAATAGCTGGTACAGAAGCCGAACTGTTGTGAAATTTATGAGGTGGGTGGAGACTCATCGAAAGCTTGTGCAATTTGCCGCTATGGGCGGTTGTTCATGTTTTGGCAAGTGCAGCGCCCTCATTTGGGCAAATAATTAA